In a genomic window of uncultured Sphaerochaeta sp.:
- a CDS encoding GntR family transcriptional regulator: MPKCIQNSLSDQVYTMLKEQILSGQLKGGMKIPEESLAEQFGVSRTPIREAIRRLSEYGLITIKPRSHAIVSIITEQEANDIAKVRVSLEQLAIDSIDEASYAANVKELSRYAADCQYAMGIGDRATVFEQDSLFHLALIRSSKNSALINICERLDAKIQQLRIAQNLPDDELSYYLSQHAQMMSLLRNGEKEACKRMLYEHITHDLTSHMTGPNA; this comes from the coding sequence ATGCCAAAATGCATCCAGAACAGTCTTTCAGATCAAGTCTATACCATGCTCAAGGAGCAGATTCTCTCCGGCCAGCTCAAGGGCGGGATGAAGATTCCCGAAGAGTCCCTTGCAGAGCAGTTCGGGGTCTCCCGCACCCCTATCCGTGAAGCCATCCGGAGGCTCAGCGAATACGGCTTGATCACCATCAAGCCCAGAAGCCATGCAATTGTTTCCATCATCACCGAGCAGGAAGCCAATGACATCGCAAAGGTACGGGTTTCGCTTGAGCAACTTGCCATCGACTCCATTGATGAAGCCTCCTACGCAGCAAACGTGAAGGAACTCAGCCGCTATGCCGCTGATTGCCAGTACGCGATGGGTATCGGAGACCGGGCCACCGTATTTGAGCAGGACAGCCTGTTCCACCTTGCCTTGATCCGCTCATCAAAAAACAGCGCACTCATCAACATCTGCGAACGCCTGGATGCAAAGATCCAGCAATTGCGCATTGCCCAGAACCTTCCCGATGATGAGCTTTCCTACTACCTCTCCCAACATGCCCAGATGATGAGTCTTTTGCGCAATGGGGAGAAGGAAGCCTGCAAGCGCATGCTGTATGAGCACATCACCCATGACCTTACCAGCCACATGACAGGACCGAATGCATGA
- a CDS encoding transketolase C-terminal domain-containing protein yields the protein MSEAMRDAFGKKLAELGATHPELVVLDADVSSSTKSALFGKAFPDRFFNIGVAEANMVDIAAGMATAGYHPVVNAFAIFLALKATDQIRNTICYNNLPVIIAGAYGGLSDSFDGASHQSITDIAIMRALPNMQVIVPSDAAQAQQALEYALTQKGPVYIRLNRNPMPDLPPIPAIGTVRCSEGTDVTIAANGITASFANEAAALLAKDGIKAEVFSAPMVKPLDVKPLIESVAKTGKLLCVEEHVLAGGFASAVSEVFMKEGISCRFDAIGIEDMFTESGPYEPLLAKYGISAQNIADHARSLCK from the coding sequence ATGAGCGAAGCCATGAGAGATGCTTTCGGCAAGAAGCTTGCCGAGTTGGGGGCAACCCACCCCGAGTTGGTGGTCCTGGATGCGGACGTATCCTCCTCCACCAAGAGTGCCTTGTTCGGCAAGGCTTTTCCTGATCGATTCTTCAATATTGGCGTCGCAGAGGCAAATATGGTGGATATTGCAGCAGGAATGGCAACTGCAGGATATCATCCGGTTGTAAACGCCTTTGCCATCTTCCTGGCACTGAAGGCTACCGACCAGATCAGGAACACCATCTGTTACAACAACCTGCCGGTCATCATTGCCGGGGCGTATGGTGGGCTTTCCGACTCCTTCGACGGGGCCAGCCACCAGTCCATCACCGATATTGCCATCATGCGCGCCCTGCCGAACATGCAGGTGATCGTGCCCAGCGATGCCGCACAGGCCCAGCAGGCTCTCGAGTATGCCTTGACCCAGAAAGGTCCGGTGTATATCCGCCTGAATCGCAATCCGATGCCCGACCTTCCCCCGATTCCTGCAATCGGAACGGTTCGCTGCAGTGAGGGAACCGATGTGACCATTGCAGCAAATGGCATTACCGCAAGTTTTGCCAACGAAGCCGCAGCCCTTCTGGCCAAGGACGGGATCAAGGCTGAGGTATTCAGCGCTCCCATGGTAAAGCCCTTGGATGTGAAGCCCTTGATCGAGAGCGTGGCTAAGACCGGGAAACTGCTCTGCGTCGAGGAACACGTCCTTGCGGGCGGATTTGCCTCGGCAGTGAGCGAGGTCTTTATGAAGGAAGGAATTTCCTGTAGATTTGATGCTATAGGAATCGAGGATATGTTTACCGAGTCCGGCCCCTATGAGCCGCTCTTGGCAAAGTATGGAATCAGTGCACAGAACATTGCCGATCACGCACGTTCCCTGTGCAAATAA
- a CDS encoding sugar phosphate isomerase/epimerase family protein, whose product MKLSVAIAGKEAMPNAFVVFRGVKESIIKAHTLGYDGVELALKRPDEVSKSELTQWLRENDLEVSAISSGQVFAARGLYFTDENQENRAELYKTFCEFIDLASDFGGLVNIGRTRGPIAGRDIALVENLFLDMAHKVADHAEKRGVELILEPVNRYEIDFLNNLDECSVMLRKINRKNFVMMPDVFHMNIEDDRIGDSFIRNKKYVRYVHFADTNRHAPGDGHMDWKEIFESLSSFGYDGWTTAEILPYPDPDTAAKRTVEYLKGTWGQYYR is encoded by the coding sequence ATGAAACTATCTGTAGCCATCGCCGGAAAAGAGGCGATGCCCAATGCATTTGTCGTATTCCGTGGAGTCAAGGAATCCATCATCAAGGCCCATACACTGGGGTATGATGGGGTGGAACTTGCCCTCAAGCGACCGGATGAGGTGAGCAAGAGCGAACTCACCCAGTGGTTGAGGGAGAATGATCTGGAGGTGAGTGCCATCTCCTCCGGGCAGGTGTTCGCCGCTCGCGGCCTGTACTTCACCGATGAGAACCAGGAAAACCGTGCAGAGCTGTACAAGACGTTCTGTGAGTTCATCGACCTTGCTTCCGATTTCGGAGGACTGGTGAACATAGGCAGGACCCGTGGTCCCATTGCAGGACGGGATATCGCACTGGTGGAGAACCTGTTCCTGGATATGGCCCACAAAGTTGCCGACCATGCCGAGAAGCGTGGTGTTGAGTTGATTCTGGAGCCGGTGAACCGCTACGAGATCGACTTTCTCAACAATCTGGATGAGTGCAGTGTGATGCTCAGGAAGATCAACCGAAAGAACTTTGTCATGATGCCCGATGTCTTCCACATGAACATTGAGGATGACAGGATTGGTGACAGCTTCATCCGCAACAAGAAGTACGTCCGGTATGTGCATTTTGCAGATACCAACCGTCATGCGCCTGGTGATGGGCATATGGACTGGAAGGAGATTTTCGAATCCCTCTCCTCCTTTGGGTACGACGGTTGGACCACCGCTGAGATCTTGCCGTATCCCGATCCCGATACGGCTGCCAAGAGGACGGTAGAGTACCTCAAAGGCACCTGGGGTCAGTACTATCGCTGA
- a CDS encoding aspartate/glutamate racemase family protein has protein sequence MKRIAMVHTVRPVLASFPELLEKVVGEKLKIHNLLDDFLANDPAETGVFSLENRNRLFNDIKACELTKPDLIVVTCSTLTPTVQLIRPFVGVPVVAIDDAMTEQAVRIGSKIKVVATAMSTIQPTINKLQQEADKAGVSITVDAQDHEKAYTAMRAGDMQTHDRLVLEMIEDVHGYDCIVLAQASMGHLQQQAQKIAGVPVLASPILCCEKVKRMLGGGAK, from the coding sequence ATGAAACGTATTGCAATGGTGCATACCGTGAGGCCGGTTCTCGCTTCCTTTCCCGAACTTTTGGAAAAGGTGGTGGGGGAGAAGCTGAAGATTCACAATTTGCTGGATGATTTCCTGGCAAACGATCCTGCCGAAACCGGGGTCTTCTCATTGGAGAACAGAAACCGGTTGTTCAATGATATCAAGGCGTGTGAGCTCACCAAGCCTGATCTCATTGTGGTGACCTGTTCCACGCTCACCCCGACGGTGCAGTTGATCAGACCGTTTGTCGGAGTGCCGGTGGTCGCCATCGATGATGCGATGACCGAGCAAGCAGTGCGGATCGGAAGCAAGATCAAGGTGGTGGCAACCGCCATGAGCACCATCCAGCCTACGATCAACAAACTCCAGCAGGAAGCAGACAAGGCGGGAGTCTCCATCACCGTTGATGCCCAGGATCATGAGAAAGCCTACACGGCCATGCGCGCCGGGGATATGCAGACCCATGACCGTCTTGTGCTCGAGATGATCGAGGATGTGCACGGCTACGATTGCATCGTCCTTGCCCAGGCCTCCATGGGACATCTGCAACAGCAGGCCCAAAAGATTGCCGGAGTACCGGTTCTGGCCTCCCCGATTCTCTGCTGTGAGAAAGTGAAGCGGATGCTCGGGGGGGGAGCCAAATGA
- a CDS encoding ABC transporter substrate-binding protein, whose protein sequence is MKRWIFSLLLITFSLPLFAQGVPEDVAASAASRPAAIIASTSWTAAFADLAGLDEVPFIAPANLSHPPEYEITVTDVVKINGADYFLYAGYERMMQTLSNSIRKDEQEMVKINTNNSISNVKEQAAAIASVMGTEEESLRRVQSYEQVVREGKLKAEQQGLSDLKVYCHAMQVFLAKDLGLQVAGTFGPAPVTAAQIAEVAKGGYDLIIDNIHNPIAGPLLEVSPASKLVVWRNFPSDGAHKSLERMVQANIEELLR, encoded by the coding sequence GAAACGATGGATTTTCTCACTGCTTCTCATCACCTTCTCTCTCCCCCTCTTCGCACAGGGAGTCCCTGAAGATGTGGCGGCTTCGGCAGCCTCAAGACCAGCTGCCATCATCGCCTCCACCAGCTGGACCGCTGCCTTCGCCGACCTTGCCGGCCTGGATGAGGTCCCCTTCATCGCCCCAGCAAACCTCTCCCATCCCCCTGAGTATGAGATTACCGTCACCGATGTGGTGAAAATCAATGGTGCTGACTATTTTCTCTATGCCGGGTATGAGCGGATGATGCAGACCCTGTCCAATTCCATCAGGAAAGATGAGCAGGAGATGGTAAAGATAAACACCAACAACAGCATCAGCAATGTGAAGGAGCAGGCAGCTGCCATCGCCTCGGTCATGGGAACTGAGGAGGAGAGCCTCAGGCGGGTGCAGAGCTATGAGCAGGTTGTGCGGGAAGGAAAACTGAAGGCTGAGCAGCAAGGCCTTTCCGATCTGAAAGTCTACTGCCACGCCATGCAGGTCTTCCTTGCAAAAGACCTCGGCTTGCAGGTTGCAGGGACCTTCGGTCCGGCACCAGTGACTGCGGCCCAGATTGCAGAGGTGGCAAAGGGCGGCTACGACCTGATCATAGACAACATCCACAATCCCATTGCAGGCCCGCTTCTGGAAGTATCACCGGCAAGCAAGCTGGTGGTCTGGAGGAACTTTCCTTCCGATGGAGCACACAAAAGCCTGGAACGCATGGTCCAGGCCAATATCGAGGAGCTGCTTCGATAG
- a CDS encoding DUF362 domain-containing protein, translated as MNKNDLLLIYGSDERSMTEALLNRMDLEAMIGSKDARIALKPNLVVAVKPESGATTHPGILVAIIEHLQKRGYHNISIVESAWVGDSTKEGFRVNGYQQISKQYQVPLIDVKDDEYVKKTVDGITMEVSKTILETDFLINLPVLKGHCQTAMTCALKNMKGCLSDRSKRLFHTLGLHRPIAALNKVRAADLIIVDSLNGDLDFEEGGNPVETNRMFACTDSVLCDSYGASLMGFELKDVPYIGLAEQLGVGSSDLGKANLVQLNEPSEEEPHRPTGQANYLGKHTEADSACSACYGNLIHALKRLDEVNRLKQLKQPICIGQGFKGVSDPSKVGVGICTRGLGKSLPGCPPKAIDMIRFIKELND; from the coding sequence ATGAACAAGAATGACCTGCTGCTCATCTATGGAAGCGATGAGCGTTCCATGACAGAAGCCTTGCTCAACCGTATGGATCTTGAAGCCATGATCGGCAGCAAGGATGCCCGCATTGCCCTGAAGCCCAACCTGGTGGTTGCAGTGAAACCAGAAAGCGGTGCCACCACCCACCCCGGGATTCTGGTTGCCATCATTGAGCACCTCCAGAAGAGGGGCTACCACAACATCTCCATTGTGGAGAGTGCCTGGGTCGGGGACTCCACCAAGGAGGGCTTCCGGGTCAACGGATACCAGCAGATCAGCAAACAATACCAGGTCCCCCTCATCGACGTAAAAGATGATGAGTATGTGAAAAAGACGGTGGACGGCATCACCATGGAGGTGAGCAAAACCATCCTGGAAACCGATTTCCTGATCAATCTTCCGGTGCTCAAGGGCCACTGTCAGACAGCGATGACCTGTGCGTTGAAAAATATGAAGGGCTGTCTCTCCGACCGTTCCAAACGCTTGTTCCACACCCTCGGATTGCATCGCCCCATTGCCGCATTGAACAAGGTGCGTGCAGCGGACCTCATCATTGTGGACAGCCTCAATGGCGATCTCGATTTTGAGGAGGGTGGCAACCCGGTGGAGACCAATAGGATGTTTGCCTGCACCGACAGTGTGCTCTGTGACAGCTACGGGGCCTCTCTGATGGGCTTTGAGCTGAAGGATGTCCCCTACATCGGGTTGGCTGAACAACTCGGTGTAGGCAGCAGCGATCTTGGCAAAGCCAATCTCGTCCAGCTCAACGAACCGAGTGAGGAAGAGCCCCATCGTCCTACCGGACAGGCCAACTACCTGGGCAAGCATACCGAGGCAGACAGTGCCTGCTCGGCTTGCTATGGCAACCTCATCCATGCCCTGAAGCGACTTGATGAGGTGAATCGTCTCAAGCAGCTGAAACAACCGATCTGCATCGGACAAGGGTTCAAAGGGGTGAGCGACCCGTCCAAGGTAGGGGTGGGCATCTGCACCCGAGGCTTGGGAAAAAGCCTTCCGGGTTGTCCCCCGAAGGCTATTGATATGATCCGATTCATCAAGGAACTCAACGACTAG
- a CDS encoding iron-containing alcohol dehydrogenase codes for MDQMKRAYELLAQWKGDSYVHGLGVLDQVGPLAAQFGKRALVVSNTTYMKPVADRVVEYLKAAGVELAGGVIAPDAKPNAPREDVYRLESYILHTKPDSIVVIGGGSSIDAVKAANALAALGAKVTPEIDHYFGTNVVSDALASTKTTLLPVIAVQTSASSGAHLTKYSNITDPVVGQKKLIVDNALVPTVGLFDYETTVSMPISVTIDGALDAIAHTFEVFCGAKEASYQKALEIAECAISLVAEYAKVLVDNPKDVKAREAIGLATDLGGYAIMIGGTSGAHLTSFSLVDIVSHGTACGIMNPYYAVLYSKAIQKQLKVVGSIFATYGFGPSVENLEGKELATAVATAMIAFSKSIKAPSKLSDLKGFTEGHIARALAAAKDPQLEMKLKNMPVPMTKDDVDVYMEPLLRAAATGDLSLIKEM; via the coding sequence ATGGATCAGATGAAACGCGCCTATGAATTGCTTGCCCAATGGAAGGGGGACTCCTATGTCCATGGTCTTGGAGTACTTGACCAGGTAGGACCCCTTGCCGCCCAGTTCGGCAAGCGTGCTCTTGTGGTGAGCAATACCACCTATATGAAGCCGGTTGCAGACCGGGTTGTGGAGTATCTCAAGGCTGCAGGCGTTGAGCTTGCCGGTGGTGTCATTGCTCCCGACGCCAAACCCAATGCTCCCCGTGAGGATGTCTATCGCCTTGAGTCCTACATCCTGCACACCAAGCCGGACAGCATCGTGGTCATCGGCGGTGGTTCCTCCATTGATGCAGTGAAGGCTGCCAATGCCCTCGCTGCCCTCGGAGCAAAGGTGACTCCCGAGATTGATCACTACTTCGGCACCAACGTGGTAAGCGATGCACTTGCATCCACCAAGACCACCCTGCTCCCGGTCATCGCGGTGCAGACCTCCGCTTCCAGCGGGGCCCACCTGACCAAGTACTCCAACATCACCGACCCGGTGGTGGGTCAGAAGAAGCTCATTGTGGACAACGCCTTGGTACCGACGGTAGGTCTCTTCGACTACGAGACCACCGTCTCCATGCCGATCAGCGTCACCATCGACGGGGCTCTTGATGCAATTGCCCACACCTTCGAGGTGTTTTGTGGTGCCAAGGAAGCCTCTTACCAGAAGGCCCTGGAAATTGCAGAGTGTGCCATCAGCTTGGTTGCCGAGTATGCAAAGGTGTTGGTTGACAACCCCAAGGACGTCAAGGCACGCGAGGCCATTGGTCTTGCAACCGACCTCGGCGGCTATGCCATCATGATTGGGGGAACCAGCGGTGCTCACCTGACCAGCTTCTCCTTGGTTGACATCGTCAGCCACGGTACTGCCTGCGGAATCATGAACCCGTACTATGCAGTGCTCTACTCCAAGGCAATCCAGAAGCAGCTGAAGGTTGTCGGATCGATCTTCGCCACCTATGGATTCGGTCCTTCGGTGGAGAATCTTGAGGGCAAGGAGCTCGCCACAGCTGTGGCAACGGCCATGATTGCTTTCAGCAAGTCCATCAAGGCGCCTTCCAAGCTTTCCGATCTCAAGGGGTTCACCGAGGGCCACATTGCACGTGCCCTTGCTGCCGCCAAGGATCCTCAGCTTGAGATGAAGCTGAAGAACATGCCTGTTCCGATGACCAAGGATGATGTGGACGTCTACATGGAGCCGCTCTTGCGTGCAGCTGCCACCGGCGACCTTTCGTTGATCAAGGAAATGTAA
- a CDS encoding TIM barrel protein, which yields MRDDIHSYCKVGIVLSMAYPSAMQSAGEYLSALKRVLVDPFFSVVELGSLPYASLSKTVSSMVSTAHAEATYSGHSLLFSQKLNINSLDEQQRKSAVDALKKGIDEAYALQATEFQFLSRSYEKGKESEYLASLVASTKELCSYAAEKGNMPVVLEVFDHTIDKKSLLGPASLVAEYAQAVSAVHANFGIMIDCSHIPMIGESIDEAVDPITAYLRHVHVGNTLISDPSHPSYGDYHPRFGYPGSENDTEYLAAFLQKMKDIGYLGEGKTNILSFEVKPQAGEDADLVVANAKRTLLDAWRSVR from the coding sequence ATGAGAGATGACATCCACTCATATTGCAAAGTGGGCATCGTGCTCTCTATGGCTTATCCTTCGGCCATGCAGAGTGCAGGAGAGTACCTCTCTGCCCTGAAGAGAGTTCTTGTCGATCCATTTTTTAGTGTGGTGGAACTGGGCTCGCTTCCCTATGCATCCCTTTCCAAGACTGTCTCCTCAATGGTATCGACTGCCCATGCAGAGGCGACCTACAGCGGCCATTCACTGCTCTTCTCTCAGAAACTGAATATCAACAGCTTGGATGAGCAGCAGCGAAAGTCGGCTGTAGACGCGTTGAAGAAGGGCATTGATGAAGCCTATGCACTACAGGCAACCGAGTTCCAGTTTCTCTCCCGCTCCTATGAGAAGGGAAAGGAATCTGAGTATCTTGCTTCTCTGGTAGCCTCAACCAAGGAGCTTTGCAGCTATGCTGCTGAGAAGGGCAACATGCCGGTGGTCTTGGAGGTATTCGACCACACCATCGACAAGAAGTCGCTCCTGGGTCCTGCCTCCCTGGTCGCAGAGTATGCCCAGGCCGTTTCCGCAGTGCATGCGAACTTCGGCATCATGATCGATTGCTCACACATCCCGATGATCGGGGAGAGCATTGATGAGGCGGTCGATCCGATCACTGCCTACCTTCGTCATGTGCATGTGGGCAATACCCTCATTAGCGATCCTTCCCATCCCAGCTATGGTGATTACCACCCAAGGTTTGGCTACCCGGGCTCTGAGAATGATACTGAGTATCTTGCTGCATTCCTGCAGAAGATGAAGGATATCGGCTACTTGGGAGAGGGAAAGACAAACATTCTCTCCTTTGAGGTGAAGCCTCAGGCCGGTGAGGATGCCGACTTGGTGGTTGCCAATGCAAAGCGAACGTTGCTCGATGCATGGAGAAGTGTACGATGA
- a CDS encoding transketolase, which translates to MSKSVKELLSQPERKFNATELAALAAYFRTVIFDTLHDRGTGHWGGAASSAELMTALYFNRLAVKATDPKWDDRDRLILSKGHASMNLYTMLAHRGFFPVEELSTFRKLDSRLQGHPCMNKLPGVDMSTGALGHGLSVGLGMAMAAKLANKKWWTYVVSGEGCLNEGQSWEAIMSAAKFKTERFVLMIDYNKVQLDGTVDEIMPLGPLADKLTSFGWHVAPKAYDGHNTEEVLDSFAWMDSDDVWPKAVIYDTIKGKGVSFTEGKNTWHGAVIDDDSYAKGIEELRSDLKKKEAAL; encoded by the coding sequence ATGAGTAAAAGTGTCAAGGAGTTGCTCAGCCAACCAGAACGGAAGTTCAATGCAACCGAACTTGCTGCACTGGCTGCATATTTCCGGACCGTTATATTCGATACCCTCCACGACCGGGGAACCGGACACTGGGGTGGTGCCGCTTCGAGTGCGGAGTTGATGACGGCCCTCTATTTCAATCGCCTTGCAGTCAAGGCAACCGATCCAAAGTGGGATGATCGTGACCGCCTCATCCTTTCCAAGGGCCATGCATCGATGAATCTCTACACCATGCTTGCCCACCGCGGGTTTTTCCCGGTTGAGGAACTCTCCACATTCCGCAAGCTCGATTCCCGCCTGCAGGGCCATCCGTGCATGAACAAGCTTCCCGGTGTCGACATGTCCACCGGAGCCCTTGGCCACGGTCTTTCGGTCGGGCTGGGCATGGCGATGGCCGCCAAGCTTGCAAACAAGAAGTGGTGGACCTATGTCGTCAGCGGTGAAGGGTGTCTCAATGAGGGCCAGAGCTGGGAAGCGATCATGAGCGCTGCAAAGTTCAAGACCGAGCGCTTCGTGCTGATGATCGATTACAACAAGGTCCAGCTTGACGGTACGGTCGATGAGATCATGCCCCTCGGACCGCTTGCAGACAAGCTCACCTCCTTTGGTTGGCATGTGGCCCCCAAAGCCTACGATGGACACAATACCGAGGAAGTTCTTGACTCGTTTGCCTGGATGGACAGCGATGATGTGTGGCCGAAGGCCGTCATCTACGACACCATCAAGGGTAAGGGTGTCTCTTTCACCGAAGGCAAGAACACCTGGCACGGGGCGGTCATCGATGATGACTCCTACGCAAAGGGGATTGAGGAACTTCGATCGGATCTGAAGAAGAAGGAGGCCGCACTATGA
- a CDS encoding aldo/keto reductase has product MKLGNTDMEIPALALGTWAIGGGDSWGESDDALSIKTIHRSLELGVTFIDTAPAYGNGLSEELLGKALRGRRSSCILATKCGLVWGADDEGSVHKSRDGVVIRRNLSPRSIQKQVEESLVRLKTDHIDLLLTHWQSMEPFFTPIEETVEALEALQKEGKIRSYGACNVELDHLKEYQKHGKPALIQERYSMLTRNKAELASYCAEQGITFQAYSPLERGLLTGKASEQVIGSAKTSISWFEPGKRERVQAMLHSLEGMAQKYHATVGNLVIAWTKQAYPTMNVLCGARKPEQMEENAKALSLTITSKDWDIMDSLARALL; this is encoded by the coding sequence ATGAAACTGGGAAACACTGATATGGAGATACCCGCGCTTGCCCTGGGAACCTGGGCGATCGGGGGAGGGGACAGTTGGGGAGAGAGCGATGATGCGCTTTCGATCAAGACCATCCACAGAAGCCTGGAGCTGGGCGTCACCTTCATCGACACAGCCCCTGCCTACGGTAATGGCCTGAGTGAGGAGTTGCTCGGCAAGGCCCTGCGGGGCAGACGTTCTTCCTGCATTCTGGCGACCAAGTGCGGTCTTGTCTGGGGAGCGGATGACGAGGGCTCGGTGCACAAGAGCCGCGATGGGGTTGTCATCCGTCGCAACCTCAGCCCCCGGAGCATACAAAAGCAGGTGGAGGAGAGCCTTGTCCGTCTGAAGACAGACCATATCGATCTCCTTCTGACCCACTGGCAGTCGATGGAGCCTTTCTTCACCCCGATCGAGGAAACGGTTGAGGCCTTGGAAGCCTTGCAGAAAGAGGGGAAAATCCGTTCCTATGGGGCCTGCAATGTGGAGTTGGACCACCTGAAGGAGTATCAGAAGCACGGAAAGCCTGCCCTGATCCAGGAACGCTACAGCATGCTCACCCGAAACAAGGCAGAGCTTGCTTCCTATTGTGCAGAGCAGGGCATCACCTTCCAGGCATACAGCCCGCTTGAACGAGGACTGTTGACCGGTAAGGCAAGCGAGCAGGTAATCGGTTCTGCCAAAACTTCCATCAGCTGGTTTGAACCGGGCAAACGGGAACGGGTGCAGGCAATGCTCCACTCCCTCGAGGGGATGGCACAGAAGTATCATGCTACGGTAGGGAATCTGGTCATAGCGTGGACAAAGCAAGCCTATCCGACGATGAATGTCCTGTGTGGGGCGCGTAAGCCCGAACAGATGGAGGAGAACGCAAAAGCGCTCTCCCTGACCATCACTTCAAAAGACTGGGACATCATGGACTCCTTGGCAAGAGCCTTGCTCTAG